One Archangium violaceum genomic window, CTTGCCGCCCCGCTCGTCCTCGTCGGGCTCGGGCAGCTCCGGGTCGGGGGTCCCCAGCACCCGCTGGCGCACCTGCTCGGGGGACAGGTGTCCGGTGTCCGCGACGACGCACGAGACGTACGCCAGGTCCGCCAGGGCCCGCATCGCCCGTGCGCGGACCGCCTCGTCCTCGGAGGACAGCAGCTCCGACGCGGCGGAGACGTAGCTGCGCGCCAGCGAATCGAAGAGATACACGCGGTTCTCGATGGTGTCGTCCTTGGCCATGGGCCCTCCTCCACTCACTCCACTCGCCGCGATTCCGCGGCCGGACGTGTGGGAGCTCCGGGCGCCTCGTGCAGGTCGCTCATCGCGAGCCGGTCCAGCGTGGCGTGGCGGTAGACCTCCAGCATCCGTTGCTGGCCGAGCTTCCACACGCCGTACATGGTGCAACTGCCGGTGGCCTTGCAGGAGTCGTGGGCACTGCCGTCCTGGCAGACATTGACCACCACTGGACCTTCGACGGCCTCGATGACGTCCAGGAAGGACACCTCCCGGGCCGGCCGGGCCAGCGCGTAGCCGCCATGGGCCCCTCGCGTCGAGCGAACCATGTTGCGCTCCACGAGCGTCTTGAGGATCTTCGCCAGGAAATCCTCCGGCACGTCCATGCGGCGGGCTATCTCCCGGAAGGGAACCGTGCGATCCATGGGCTGCGAGGCCAGGAAGATCATGGCCCTCATCCCGTATTCGATCTTCCGGGAAATCTGGAATGGGTGCTGCTGCATTGCCGCCGTCGCTGGTGAGACCCAGGTTTATCCCACATCCTACGAAGCGTAAGCGGACCTTTCAACCCGAGCCCCTTGGAGTCAGTCGTGATCGATCTGCATTCCCACACCACGGCGAGTGATGGCCAACACTCGCCCGCCGAGTTGCTGGCCCTGGCGGCGAGCGCCGGAGTGACGGTGCTGGCGGTGACGGACCACGACACGGTGGCGGGGCTGGGGGAGGCGGAGGAGGCGGCGCGGGCGCACGGAATCGAGCTGGTGCCGGGCATCGAGCTGTCGGCGTTCGTCCTGAGGCGGGAGGTGCACATCCTGGGGCACTTCGTGCGGCCGGACTTCCCGGAGCTGGCCAGCTACGCGGCGCGGCTGCGGGTGGAGCGCGAGCAGCGGATGGAGCGGATGGTGGAGGGCCTGCGGAAGATGGGCTTTCCGGTGAGGATGGAGGAGGTGCGGGCCATCGCGGGGAGCGCGCAGCTCGGGAGGCCGCACCTGGCGCGGTTGCTGGTGGAGCGGGGCTGGTGCCTGGACGTGAAGGATGCGTTCGACCGGTTCCTGGGCGCGGGCAAGGCGGCGTGGGTGGATCGCTTCAAGCTGGAAGGGGCGGAGGCCATCCGGCTCATCCACCGCGCGGGAGGCACGGCCACGCTGGCGCACCCGGGCAGCTCGAAGGTGGAGCGCTACGAGCTCCTGCAACTGGCGAAGGCGGGGCTGGACGGGATGGAGGCGCTGCACGCGGACCACAACCCGAGCGTGCAGGAGAAGTACCTGAGGTTCGCGAAGGAGTTCGACCTGGTGCCCACCGGAGGCAGCGACTTCCACGGCGAACAGGTGACGCCGGGCAAGCGCCCCGGAGACTCCACGACGCCCGCCGCGAACTTCGCGAAGCTGCGCGCCCGGGCCTCGAGTCAGGCGGCACATCCGGCGAGCTGAATGTGCGGAAGCGCTCGTCATGAGCACTTGATGACAGACAACCTGAGGGGGGCGTCACCCTGATGACAAATCCCAGGCGAATCCGCCAAACCCGCTCACGCGTCATGGATTTGTAACGGGCCCCGTGAATTGTCTTCACGCCCCCATGCAAGCCCTGACCAACCTGCTCTTCCAGTTGCCCCAGAAGGAAACCCACCGGGACGGAATCCCCATCCTCCCCGGAGGACTCCCCCTGGTGGGGCACGCGCCCTTCAACATCGGCTCTCCCCTCACCTTCCTGCGCGACGCCGCCTCCAAGGTGGGTCCGCTGTTCTGGATGAAGAACATGGGAGGCTGGTCGCTCGTGTGTATGGGAGAGCCCGGCTTCGAGTTGCTCAAGAACCGGGTGACCAGCAGCGAGTTCATCCGCGAGCAGGCGCCGGATTTCATCGGCGACTCCCTCTTGTCTCGGGACGGGGTTCCCCATCGCAATCTGCGCTCGGCCATGAGCGGGGCCTTCACGCCCCGGGGGCTGACGTCCAGTGGCGCCGCCGCCATCTCGGCCGAGGTCATCGAGGCGAGCGTGGCCGGCCTCCCCCAACAAGGCCCCTTCTCCCTGCTCGCGGAGACCCAGAAGCTCGCGCTCGACATCATCTTCCGCATCATGGGCATCGACCGGAGCGAGCTGGAGGCCTGGAACCGGAACTACCGCGACTTCGTGCTGGGTGCCCTGCCCGTGAGGCTCGACCTGCCCTTCTCGCCGGCCAGGCGCGCCAGTCGGGGCCGGCGATGGCTCGACGCACGCCTCGCCGACCTGATCTCCGCGGCACGGGGCAAACCGGACATGAAGGGGACGCTCGCGGCCCTGCTGACGGCGCGCGACGAGGAAGGAAACGCGCTCGGGGATTCGGACCTCATCCAGAACCTGCGCCTGCTGGCGCTCGCGGGGCACGAGACGTCCGCGTCGGTGATGGCGTGGCTGGGCATCGTGCTCGCCCAGCGGCCCGATCTCTGGGAGAAGCTGCGGGACGAGTCGATGGCGGCGCCGGGCCTGCCCCGCTCGCCGGACGAGCTCAAGCGGCACCCCTTCGCCGAGGCGCTCTTCCGCGAGGTGCTGCGGATGTACCCCCCCGTGGCGTTCACGGCGCGTGAGGCCACCGAGGACCTGGTGCTGCACGGCAGGCGGGTGCCCCGGGGCACGATGATCACCGTCCCCATCGGGACCTACGGCTACGACCCGGCACTCTTCTCCGAGCCGGAGTACTTCGATCCCTCGCGCTGGATGGGGAGGCGGGTGCCACCGTCGGCCATCGAGACCGCGGCCTTCGGAGGTGGTCCCCACTTCTGCCTGGGCTACCACCTGGCCTGGATGGAGGTGGTGCAGTTCGCCGCCGCGTTCGCGCGCGAGCTGACGCGTCGGGGAGTGCGGCCCCAGCTCGCACCAGGAGCGGCGCCCCCCAGGCTGCGCCACATGCCCTTCGGACAGCCCCCGAAGAAGACGCGCATCGAGCTGGCGCGGGCCGCCTGACCAAGGGGGGGGAGCCCCCTCGGCTCAGCGGTCGCGCGCCACCTTGAACTTGCTGGTGAGCACGGTGAGGCTGTCGGCCACGTTCTGCAGATCCTGGGCGATGCGGGTGGTGCGGCCCGTGGCGTCCACGCCCTGCTTCACCAGCTCGGCCACGTTGCGCGCGCCCTGCACGGCCTGCTCACTCGACTGACGCTGCTGCCGCGTGGCGATGGTGATCTGCCGTGCCGCCTCGCTCGTGCCGCGCGCCAGCTCCACGATTCGCTGGAACACCGCCGAGGCCTGCTCGGCCACCTCCACGCCCCGGTCGCTGGTGGCCATGCCCACGCGCGCCTTGGTGGCCGCCTCGTTCCCGGAGTCCTGCACCTTCTCCACGATGCGGGCGATGTCCCGCGCCGACGCGGACACGTTCTCCGCCAGCTTGCGCATCTCCGCCGCCACCAGCGAGAAGCCCCGGCCCACCTCGCCCGCCTTCGTGCCCTCCAGCGCCGCGTTCAGCGCCAGCAGGTCCGAGCGCTCCGCCACCTGGTTGATGACCTGGGCGATCTTCGACACCTGCTGCAGATCCTGGTTGAGGCCCACGATCGCGTCCGCCACGCCCTTGGACTCCATGCGGATGTCATTGATGCCCGCGACCACCTGCGCCACCACCGCCATCGCCTCGGCCACCGCCTCGTGCGTGCGCCGCGCGCTGGACTCCACCACCTCGGTGGAGCTGGAGATCTGCTCGGCCGTGCGGCTCAGCTCCTCGAAGGTCGCGGCGATCTGCTGCGCGTACGCCGCCTGCTGGCTGATGACGTGTTCCTGATCCGCGGACGCACCCGTCAGCCCGCGCGAGGCGCTGGAGAGCTGATCCAACCGCGCCAGCAGCTCGGAGATCGTGCCGCGCAGCGTGCCCAGCATCTCGTTGAAGGAGTGCGCCATCATCCGCACCTCGCCCGCCGAGGCCACATCCACCTCGCTGAGCGACACGTCTCCCTGCGCCACCTCGCGCGCCGCCTGGGACATGCGCGTCACCGGCTCGGCGATGACCCGCCCGATGAAGAAGGCGATGAACAGGCCCACCACCATGGCGCCCAGGTACACGAGGAGGGTCGGCCAACGCAGGGCCGCCACCTCGGCGTTCACCGCGGCTCCGTCCAGGCCCAGCACGTAGGAGTGGCCCCCGGGCAGTCCGCAGATCGCCACCGGGTTGCCCTGCATCCGCGTCACCGCGCAGCCCGTCCCCATATCCGACGAGCCCCGCGTCCCGCGTGGCATGCTGCCCCGCTCCGTCAGCACCTTGCCGTCGGGCGCCAGCACGGCCTGGAAGGACACGGAGCCGGTCTGCTCCACCCGCTCGAAGATGTGCGAGAGGTGCTTCACCTCGCGCAGCCCTCCCTCGGGCGCATCCATGGGATGGGGACCCGGAAGCGCCGGAAGCACCGCGCCCCGCTGCTCCAGAAGAGAGGAGATCTCATCCGAGGCGAGCAGCCCCACGGCCAATGCCCGCTCCTCGAGCCGCTTGAGCCCATGGGAGCGCTGCTGCTTCGGAAAGTAGAAACCGCTGAACAGGGCCACGGCGAGGCTGGGAACCAGCACCGCCAAGGCCACCTGCCAGCGCAAACTGAGCCGACCCCACATGCCCGGGCTCTCTCCTGTCTGATCGGGAAGACGCGCCAGGCGACCCTAGGCGCCCGGTGCGCGAAGCGTCAAACCCCCCGCTCCTGGACGCTCGGCACCTGAAGGAGGACGACCGAGCGGGCCCCGCCGCTTTCCGCTGGCATATCCGGGGGTTGGATCCCGGGTTTACCCATTGACACCGCTTCCGGGTGTCCCTAGGGTCCGCCCCGAATGAATACCAACCCTCTCGCCCCCTATCTGCCGCTGGCGATCGCGCTGCTGCTGGCGGGCGTGCTGGCGCTCGTCATCGTGCAGCTGGCCGCTCTGCTGGGCCCCAGACGTCCGAGCGCCATCAAGTCCACGGCCTTCGAGGCCGGCTCCGAGAGCAGCGGTACCGCGCGCCAACGCTTCGCGGTGAAGTTCTACGTGGTCGCCCTCCTCTTCATCGTGTTCGATGTCGAGGCGGTCTTCCTGTACCCCTGGGCGGTGAACTTCCAGGCACTCGGCTGGTTCGGCTACGTGGAGATGCTCGTTTTCGCTGCGACCCTCGTCGTGGGCCTTATCTACATCTGGAAGAAGGGCGCCCTGGAGTGGGAGCACTGAGGAAACATGGCTGAGACTGATATCGCACCCGTACTGACCACCCGCCGTGACGAGGCCATGGGCTTCTTCGAGCGGATGGTCTCCAAGGGTCTGGGCTGGGCGCGCAAGTACTCGCTCTTCACCTACCCGTTCGCCACCGCGTGCTGCGGCATGGAGTTCATGTCCGTGTCGGCGGCCCGCCACGACATCGCCCGCTTCGGTGCCGAGTTCCCCCGGTTCTCGCCGCGTCAGGCGGACATGCTGATGGTGATTGGCACCATCAACCTGAAGCAGGCCCCCATCCTCAAGCGCGTGTACGAGCAGATGTGCGAGCCCAAGTGGGTCGTCGCCTTCGGCGTGTGCGCCTCGTCGGGTGGTTTCTACGACAACTACGCGGTGCTGCAGGGCATCGACCGCATCATCCCGGTGGACGTCTACATCCCCGGCTGCCCGCCGCGCCCCGAGCAGGTGCTCGACGGCCTCAAGCTGCTGCAGGACAAGATCGGCAACCAGGTGCACACGACGGGTCACCGTGGCTCGGCCCCGCACGACCTGCTGGCCAGTCAGTACAACCTGAGCAAGTAGGCACCCGGGCACCGCGCAGGTGCCGGCCCAGGGCCCCGCGAGCCTCCTCGGAGGCAGCGGGGCCCTCGCTTTTCCACCACCGGTAGCGCGGACGGGCGGACCCCCTCGAAGCGCAGTCGGCGACGGCTTCCTCTGGCAGGAGCTGCCCCCCACCCCCGTGGCCGGAAAGCGCGAGCCCGTCTCCACCTTCATCCCCCTGCCCGCTCCTGCTCGCGTGGGCTCCGGCGAGGCGGCCAGGAAACCCCGTTCCGGGGAACGTCGACTTCTGCCTCGCGTAAGTAGCGAGGATGGTTGAGGGATTACGTTGACGCCCCCCCGGGGTGATCCTTATAACGCCCCGGATTCCATAGCCAGCATTGGGGCCCCCTTGAGCACTTTCGCACTGGACAGGGTCACCGCCCAGTTTCCGGAGGCGGTGGCGGAGCGCTACCTCGACCGCACTGGCGGCGCCTGGGCCGTCATTCACGCCGAGCACCTGCCGAAGGTCGCCGCGTTCCTGAAGAACGAGCTCGACTTCAAGCTCTTCACCTCCATCGATGCGGTGGATCGCCTGCACCTCGCGGAGAATGATCCGCGCTTCGAGGTCGTCTACTTCATCTACTCGCTGTCGCGTCACGAGCACGTGCGCCTGAAGGTGCGCGTGAGCGAGGCCAACCCGGAGCTCCCCTCCATCGTGCCCGTCTTCCGCGGCGCCGACTGGTGGGAGCGCTTCGTCTGGGATTTCTACGGCATCCGCTTCGCGGGACATCCGGACCTGCGTCGCGTGTTGTTGTACGAAGAGTTCCAGGGCCACCCGCTCCGCAAGGACTACGCCCTGCGCGACCGTCAGCCGCTCATCCCCGAGCGGCCCATCAAGGACATCTTCCGCGGCCCCGGTACCAGCGGCGTTTCCTGAACGCTCGCCCTCCTACCGGTCGCCCCCCCGAGGACATCATGGCGGACACCCACAAGCCGGCGTCACCCCCCAACCCCACAGCGCCCAACCCGGACATCGACGCTTACGCCCACGAGGAGGAGCTGGAAGCCCACCTCCAGACGAAGCGGATGTACATCAACATGGGCCCCTCGCACCCCGCCACGCACGGCACGGTGCGCCTGAAGGTGGAGCTCGAGGGCGAGAACATCGCCTCGATCGACTGTGAGATCGGCTTCCTCCACCGCGGCTTCCAGAAGAGCTGCGAGAACGTCACCTGGACCCAGTGCCTGCCCTACACGGACCGGTTGAACTACGTGTCCGCGATGATGAACAACTTCGGCTTCCTCAACGCCGTAGAAAAACTCATCGGCCTGGAGATCCCCGAGCGCGCCCAGTACATCCGGGTCATCGGCTCGGAGCTGCACCGCATCCATGATCACCTGACGTGCGTGGCCGCGACGGGCATGGAGCTCGGAGGCTTCGCGCCCTTCCTCTACGGCGTCGAGGCGCGCGAGCTCATCATGGATCGCGTGGCCGAGCTGACGGGCGCCCGGCTCACCACCAACTTCGGGCGCATTGGCGGCATGAACCGCGACCTGCCCGAGGGGTGGAGCGAGAAGGTCATCAAGACGCTCGACAAGGTGATGGAGCTGGTCGACGAGATGGACGGGCTGCTCACGCGCAACCGCATCTTCGTGGACCGCACCAAGGAGACGGGCATCATCACCGCCGAGGACGCCATCGACTACGGATGGACGGGCCCCTGCCTGCGCGCCTGCGGCATCGACTACGACATCCGCAAGGTGAAGCCATACTGGGTGTACGACCGCATGGAGTTCGACGTGCCGGTGGGCCAGCATGGCGACAACTACGATCGCTACCTGATGCGCATCGAGGAGATGCGGCAATCCAACCGCATCATCCGCCAGGCGCTGAAGCAGATCCCCGGTGGCCCCATCATCGTGAATGACTGGCGCATCGCGCTGCCGCCCAAGCCCGAGGTGTACGGCACCATCGAGGGCGTCATCTCCCACTTCAAGCTGGTGATGGAGGGCATCCAGGTGCCCGCCGGCGAGGTCTACGACTGCACCGAGGCCGCCAACGGAGAGCTGGGCTGGTACATGGTGAGCGACGGAAGCGGCCGGCCGTACAAGGTCCACGTGCGCGCACCGGGCTACCCGATCCTGTCCGCCGTGCCCCACATCATCAAGGGCAAGTTGCTGGCGGACCTCATTCCCACCTTTGACACGATCAACATGATCGGCGGCGAGGTCGAGCAGTGAGCGACAACGACACCAAGAAGCCAACCGGAGACTCGCAGCCGCCCCCCAAGGGCGCGCCCTCCGAAACGCGTGAGGCTCCCGGCTCCACGCCGAAGCATCCGCCCGCGGGCGCGAAGCTGGACACCCCTCCGGCCGCGCACAGCGCCCCCACCGCGCCGCCCCCGCCTCCGACCGCCAAGCCGGCCGGGCCGCCCCCGCCGAAGAACCCGGGCTTCGTCACCTGCACCATCGACGGCAAGGAAGTCGTGGTGAAGCCGGGGACGAACATGGTCGAGGCCGCCCGTTCGGTCGGCTCGGACATCCCCTACTTCTGCTACCACCCGCGCCTGTCCATCGCGGCCAACTGCCGCATGTGCATGGTGGAGGCGTCCAACGCCCCCAAGCTGGTGCCCGCCTGCCAGACGCCGCTCGCCGAGGGCCAGGTCATCAAGACCAACACGGCCAAGGTGAAGGAGCAGCAGCGCGCGGTGATGGAGTTCCTGCTGCTCAACCACCCGGTCGACTGCTCCATCTGTGACCAGGCCGGTGAGTGCAAGCTGCAGGACTACTACATGCGCTACGACTACCGCCCCTCGCGTCTGGAGGGCGGCAAGGTCATGAAGAACAAGCGCAAGGTCCTGGGACCCCGCGTGGTGCTGGACCAGGAGCGCTGCATCATCTGCAGCCGCTGCGTGCGCTTCATGAACGAGATCCCGAAGGAGCCGCAGCTCGGCATCTTCGGCCGTGGCAGCCACGAGGTCATCGACACGTTCCCGGGCAGCGAGCTCAACAGCAACTACTCGCTCAACACCGTGGACATCTGCCCCGTGGGCGCGCTGCTCAGCCGGGACTTCCGTTTCCGCGCCCGCTCGTGGTTCCTGTCCGCCGCTCCGTCCGTGTGCACCGGCTGCTCGCGCGGCTGCAACACCTACGCGGACTTCATGGCGCAGGACACCTACCGCTACCGCCCGCGCGAGAACGAGGCCATCAACAAGAGCTGGATGTGCGATCAGGGCCGGCTCTCGTACAAGTACCTCAACCTCGGCCGCGTGCTGAGCGCGGTGGTGGGCCGCCAGCAGGGCGGTACGGCCCGTCCGGAGGTCGCGCGCAAGGAGGCCATCAAGGCCGCCGCCAAGGCGCTCGGCGAGGTGAAGGGCAAGGTGGCGGTGCTCGCCTCCCCACTGGCCTCCAACGAGGACCTGCTCGCCACGCTCACCTTCGCCAAGGGGACGCTGGGCGCCAGGGAGGTCTACGTGGGTGGCCGTCCGCAGGGTGACGCCGACCACTACCTCATGACGGCGGACAAGAACCCCAACCGCAAGGGTCTGGAGCTCATCGCCGCCGGACTGGGGCTGGCGCTCCGTCCGTTCGACGAGCTGGTGAAGGCCATCGACGGTGGCAAGGTGAGGGCGCTCTACGCCGTGGGCACCGAGGTGCCGGGCAACGTGGAGACCTTCGCCCAGGCGGCCGCGAAGCTGGACGTCTTCGTGGCGCAGGCGATGAACGAGTCGCCGCTGACCGCGCAGGCCACCGTGCTGCTGCCGGCCTCCACCCACGTGGAGTACGACGGCTCCTTCGTGCAGATGGACGGCATCGTCCAGCGCTTCCGCAAGGCGTACCCGTCCAAGGGCGACGCCGTGGCGCACTGGGCGCTGGCGGCGGAGCTCACCCGCGAGCTGGGTGGCACCGCGGCCTGGACGTCCTCGCGCGAGGCGTTCCGCGAGCTGGGCAAGCAGGTGGCCGAGCTCGCCCAGTTCGACTGGGACAAGGCCGCTCCGCCCGACCGTGAAAAGCCTGGCATCAATCCCCTGCCGACCGCCGCCGACGGCCGGCCACCGGGGTATCGTGAGTTCGGCGCTCCCAGGGTCCGGGGTCTCTGACAATGAAGCGCACACTCACCATGCTGTTCTGGTTCGGCGTCATGTTCGCCCACTTCGCGGGCATCATGGCGGCGGCGTACCTGCTGGGCGGTCTCGTGGAGGATCTCTTCCCGGGCGCCAGCCGTCTGACGAACCTGGTCATCCTGATGGTCGCCGTGGTCATGGGCATCGCGTCCCTGCTCACGGTGGCCGAGCGCAAGTGGAGCTCGCTGATGCAGAACCGCATCGGCCCCAACCGCGCGCGCATCAACCTGCCGGGTCTCAAGGACAAGGCCCTGGTGGGCATCCCCCACTTCCTGGCCGACGGCATGAAGATGCTGTTCAAGGAGGACTTCATCCCGGCCACGGCCAACAGGCTGCTCTACAACCTGGGGCCCATGCTGGCCTTCGCGCCGGTGTTCGCCCTGTTCGCGGTGGTGCCCGCCGGTCCCACGGTGTCGGTGTTCGGCGAGACGGTGGACATGGTGGTCGCCACCCCGGACTTCGGCGTCCTCTACGTGTTCGCCATCGCCTCGCTGGCGGTGTACGGCACGTCGCTGGCCGGCTGGTCCTCCAACAACAAGTTCGCGCTGCTCGGTGGCGTTCGCGCCGCCTCGCAGATGATCTCCTACGAGGTCGCCCTGGGCTTGTCGCTGGTGGGCCTGATGATGGCCTTCTCCACGGTGCAGCTGCCCTCCTTCGTGGGCAACGTGGCCAACGAGCTGGGCACGGGCGTCGTGGCCAGTGGGCAGGCCCGCTACCTGTGGTCCGCCAACTTCGGTGGCTTCGACATCGGCATCCCCGCGTGGGGCTTCCTGCTGCAGCCGCTGGGCTTCTTCCTGTTCTTCGCCGCGGCCTTCGCGGAGACCAAGCGCGCCCCCTTCGACACGCCCGAGGGTGAGTCGGAGATCATCGGCTACTTCGTCGAGTACTCGGGCATGAAGTTCGGCCTGTTCATGATCTCCGAGTTCGTGGAGATCGTGGTCCTGTCGGGCCTGGTCGTGGTGCTCTTCTTCGGCGGCTACCACCTGCCCTTCGGTGGCGAGTGGCTGTCCAACCTGCCGGTGATGCGTGAGCACGGGTGGCTGTACGGCACCATCCTGGGCACCGTGTTCTGGGGGAAGGTGATGTTCTTCGTGTGGCTGCAGCTGGCCATCCGCTGGACGTTCCTGCGCTTCCGTTACGATCAGATCCAGACGCTGGGCTGGAAGATCCTCCTGCCGCTGGGCCTCATCAACGTGTTCGCGACCGGCGCCCTGGTGCTGTGGGATCCGTCGCTGCGCGCGCTG contains:
- a CDS encoding RrF2 family transcriptional regulator — translated: MIFLASQPMDRTVPFREIARRMDVPEDFLAKILKTLVERNMVRSTRGAHGGYALARPAREVSFLDVIEAVEGPVVVNVCQDGSAHDSCKATGSCTMYGVWKLGQQRMLEVYRHATLDRLAMSDLHEAPGAPTRPAAESRRVE
- a CDS encoding PHP domain-containing protein, which encodes MIDLHSHTTASDGQHSPAELLALAASAGVTVLAVTDHDTVAGLGEAEEAARAHGIELVPGIELSAFVLRREVHILGHFVRPDFPELASYAARLRVEREQRMERMVEGLRKMGFPVRMEEVRAIAGSAQLGRPHLARLLVERGWCLDVKDAFDRFLGAGKAAWVDRFKLEGAEAIRLIHRAGGTATLAHPGSSKVERYELLQLAKAGLDGMEALHADHNPSVQEKYLRFAKEFDLVPTGGSDFHGEQVTPGKRPGDSTTPAANFAKLRARASSQAAHPAS
- a CDS encoding cytochrome P450, which gives rise to MQALTNLLFQLPQKETHRDGIPILPGGLPLVGHAPFNIGSPLTFLRDAASKVGPLFWMKNMGGWSLVCMGEPGFELLKNRVTSSEFIREQAPDFIGDSLLSRDGVPHRNLRSAMSGAFTPRGLTSSGAAAISAEVIEASVAGLPQQGPFSLLAETQKLALDIIFRIMGIDRSELEAWNRNYRDFVLGALPVRLDLPFSPARRASRGRRWLDARLADLISAARGKPDMKGTLAALLTARDEEGNALGDSDLIQNLRLLALAGHETSASVMAWLGIVLAQRPDLWEKLRDESMAAPGLPRSPDELKRHPFAEALFREVLRMYPPVAFTAREATEDLVLHGRRVPRGTMITVPIGTYGYDPALFSEPEYFDPSRWMGRRVPPSAIETAAFGGGPHFCLGYHLAWMEVVQFAAAFARELTRRGVRPQLAPGAAPPRLRHMPFGQPPKKTRIELARAA
- a CDS encoding methyl-accepting chemotaxis protein, with product MWGRLSLRWQVALAVLVPSLAVALFSGFYFPKQQRSHGLKRLEERALAVGLLASDEISSLLEQRGAVLPALPGPHPMDAPEGGLREVKHLSHIFERVEQTGSVSFQAVLAPDGKVLTERGSMPRGTRGSSDMGTGCAVTRMQGNPVAICGLPGGHSYVLGLDGAAVNAEVAALRWPTLLVYLGAMVVGLFIAFFIGRVIAEPVTRMSQAAREVAQGDVSLSEVDVASAGEVRMMAHSFNEMLGTLRGTISELLARLDQLSSASRGLTGASADQEHVISQQAAYAQQIAATFEELSRTAEQISSSTEVVESSARRTHEAVAEAMAVVAQVVAGINDIRMESKGVADAIVGLNQDLQQVSKIAQVINQVAERSDLLALNAALEGTKAGEVGRGFSLVAAEMRKLAENVSASARDIARIVEKVQDSGNEAATKARVGMATSDRGVEVAEQASAVFQRIVELARGTSEAARQITIATRQQRQSSEQAVQGARNVAELVKQGVDATGRTTRIAQDLQNVADSLTVLTSKFKVARDR
- a CDS encoding NADH-quinone oxidoreductase subunit A, whose product is MNTNPLAPYLPLAIALLLAGVLALVIVQLAALLGPRRPSAIKSTAFEAGSESSGTARQRFAVKFYVVALLFIVFDVEAVFLYPWAVNFQALGWFGYVEMLVFAATLVVGLIYIWKKGALEWEH
- a CDS encoding NADH-quinone oxidoreductase subunit B, which codes for MAETDIAPVLTTRRDEAMGFFERMVSKGLGWARKYSLFTYPFATACCGMEFMSVSAARHDIARFGAEFPRFSPRQADMLMVIGTINLKQAPILKRVYEQMCEPKWVVAFGVCASSGGFYDNYAVLQGIDRIIPVDVYIPGCPPRPEQVLDGLKLLQDKIGNQVHTTGHRGSAPHDLLASQYNLSK
- a CDS encoding NADH-quinone oxidoreductase subunit C, which codes for MDRVTAQFPEAVAERYLDRTGGAWAVIHAEHLPKVAAFLKNELDFKLFTSIDAVDRLHLAENDPRFEVVYFIYSLSRHEHVRLKVRVSEANPELPSIVPVFRGADWWERFVWDFYGIRFAGHPDLRRVLLYEEFQGHPLRKDYALRDRQPLIPERPIKDIFRGPGTSGVS
- the nuoD gene encoding NADH dehydrogenase (quinone) subunit D translates to MADTHKPASPPNPTAPNPDIDAYAHEEELEAHLQTKRMYINMGPSHPATHGTVRLKVELEGENIASIDCEIGFLHRGFQKSCENVTWTQCLPYTDRLNYVSAMMNNFGFLNAVEKLIGLEIPERAQYIRVIGSELHRIHDHLTCVAATGMELGGFAPFLYGVEARELIMDRVAELTGARLTTNFGRIGGMNRDLPEGWSEKVIKTLDKVMELVDEMDGLLTRNRIFVDRTKETGIITAEDAIDYGWTGPCLRACGIDYDIRKVKPYWVYDRMEFDVPVGQHGDNYDRYLMRIEEMRQSNRIIRQALKQIPGGPIIVNDWRIALPPKPEVYGTIEGVISHFKLVMEGIQVPAGEVYDCTEAANGELGWYMVSDGSGRPYKVHVRAPGYPILSAVPHIIKGKLLADLIPTFDTINMIGGEVEQ
- a CDS encoding 2Fe-2S iron-sulfur cluster-binding protein, with protein sequence MSDNDTKKPTGDSQPPPKGAPSETREAPGSTPKHPPAGAKLDTPPAAHSAPTAPPPPPTAKPAGPPPPKNPGFVTCTIDGKEVVVKPGTNMVEAARSVGSDIPYFCYHPRLSIAANCRMCMVEASNAPKLVPACQTPLAEGQVIKTNTAKVKEQQRAVMEFLLLNHPVDCSICDQAGECKLQDYYMRYDYRPSRLEGGKVMKNKRKVLGPRVVLDQERCIICSRCVRFMNEIPKEPQLGIFGRGSHEVIDTFPGSELNSNYSLNTVDICPVGALLSRDFRFRARSWFLSAAPSVCTGCSRGCNTYADFMAQDTYRYRPRENEAINKSWMCDQGRLSYKYLNLGRVLSAVVGRQQGGTARPEVARKEAIKAAAKALGEVKGKVAVLASPLASNEDLLATLTFAKGTLGAREVYVGGRPQGDADHYLMTADKNPNRKGLELIAAGLGLALRPFDELVKAIDGGKVRALYAVGTEVPGNVETFAQAAAKLDVFVAQAMNESPLTAQATVLLPASTHVEYDGSFVQMDGIVQRFRKAYPSKGDAVAHWALAAELTRELGGTAAWTSSREAFRELGKQVAELAQFDWDKAAPPDREKPGINPLPTAADGRPPGYREFGAPRVRGL
- a CDS encoding complex I subunit 1/NuoH family protein, with the protein product MKRTLTMLFWFGVMFAHFAGIMAAAYLLGGLVEDLFPGASRLTNLVILMVAVVMGIASLLTVAERKWSSLMQNRIGPNRARINLPGLKDKALVGIPHFLADGMKMLFKEDFIPATANRLLYNLGPMLAFAPVFALFAVVPAGPTVSVFGETVDMVVATPDFGVLYVFAIASLAVYGTSLAGWSSNNKFALLGGVRAASQMISYEVALGLSLVGLMMAFSTVQLPSFVGNVANELGTGVVASGQARYLWSANFGGFDIGIPAWGFLLQPLGFFLFFAAAFAETKRAPFDTPEGESEIIGYFVEYSGMKFGLFMISEFVEIVVLSGLVVVLFFGGYHLPFGGEWLSNLPVMREHGWLYGTILGTVFWGKVMFFVWLQLAIRWTFLRFRYDQIQTLGWKILLPLGLINVFATGALVLWDPSLRALAIFGILQIGILVALTLSRKEASTEGHGHGGAHGGGHGHDAHGHDAHGHGLPSHAHAAHAAPHPAGAHSGAATASHQAS